From the Tenacibaculum dicentrarchi genome, the window TCAGGAAACTTAAAAGCATATCATTTAAAAACAAAATATTTAAACGCAAATATTACAGGTTCAGGTAATATGAAAACTACAGTTAATAAAGAAATTAAAGCAAACATTATAGGTTCAGGAAATCTTTACTACAAAGGCAACCCTAAAAACATAAAAATAAAATCAGTTGGTTCTGGAGATATTATTGGTGAAAACTAATCAAAATAAATACAAAAAACCCGATGATTTATTACAATCATCGGGTTTTTATTTTTAAAAAATCAAAATTATTTTAAAGAAGCCAAACTACTTTTAATCGTTTCAATTTTCGCTAACGTATCTGATTCTTTTTTACGCTCTATAACAATAACCTGTTCAGGTGCATTGCTTACAAAACGCTCATTTGATAATTTCTTTTGAATTCCGAATAAGAAACCTTCTGCTCTTTTTAATTCAGCATTTAACTTAATAGTTTCAGCTTCTACGTCAATTTCTTCTTCAGCAACAGGAATAAAATATTCATTTGATTTTACTCTAAATGAAGCTCCTTCAACCTTATAAGAAACATAATTAATTTCTGATGCGTTGGTTAATTTCTGAATTAAAACATCAAATTTAGTTGTAAAATCTTCATTATTTACTACTGATAATTCTACTGCATCTTTAAATGAAATATTTTTATTTTTTCTGATATTTCTAATTCCTGAAACTACCTCTGTAGCAAACTCAAATTCACTAATAATTGCCGTATCTACTTTTTTAAGTTCAGGATATTTAGCTATAATTAAAGCTTCTTCAGGAGTTCTATCTGTAATATGTTGCCAAATTTCTTCTGATAAGAAAGGCATAAACGGATGTAATACTTTTAAATTATCTTCAAAAACAGCAATTACAGCATCAAAAGTTTTCTTGTCAATTGGCTGTTGATATGCTGGTTTTACAGCCTCTAATAACCATGACGAAAAATCATCCATAATTAATTTATAGATAGCCATTAAAGCATCTGACAAACGATATTTAGAAAAGTGGTCTTCAATTTCAGCTAACACTGTTTGAAACTTTGCATTATACCATTCTAAACCAATTTTTGCTGATTCTGGTTGCTCAATAGTTGCATCAACTTCCCAACCTGTAACTAAACGGAATGCATTCCAAATTTTATTTGAAAATCCTTTTCCTTGTTTACATAAATCTTCATCGAACATTAAATCGTTACCCGCAGCAGCACTTAATAATAAACCTACACGAACACCATCGGCACTATAATCTTCAATTAATTTTAAAGCATCAGGTGAATTCCCTAACGATTTAGACATTTTTCTACGTTGTTTATCACGTACTAAACCTGTTAAATAAACGTTTTCAAACGGACGTTCATCTTTATATTCGTATCCTGCAACAATCATACGAGCCACCCAGAAAAATAAAATATCTGGACCAGTAACTAAATCATTTGTTGGATAATAATATTTAATTTCTTCATTTTCAGGATTATTAATTCCATCAAAAACAGACATTGGCCATAACCAAGAAGAAAACCAAGTATCTAAAGCATCTTCATCTTGTTTTAAATCGGCTGCAACTAAATCAGCTTTTCCTGTTTTTTCTTTAGCTAAAACTACCGCTTCTTCAATAGTTGAAGCAACTACAAAATCTTCTTTTCCATCGCCATAGAAATACGCAGGAATTTGTTGTCCCCACCATAATTGACGAGAAATATTCCAATCACGTACATTTTCCATCCAATGACGGTACGTATTTTCGAATTTCTTTGGATATAATTTAACTTCGCTATCTTCACCTAAAACAGCATCAATAGCAGGTTTTGCTAACTCTTCCATCTTTAAAAACCATTGATCTGATAATCTTGGTTCGATAACAGCTTTAGTTCTTTCTGATGTTCCTACTTTATTAATATGAACTTCAGTTTTTACTAAAATTCCTTTTTCTTCTAATTCTTTAGCAACTAATTTACGAGCTACAAAACGGTCTTTTCCTTGATAATGTAATCCGAAAGAGTTTAAAGAAGCATCCTCATTAAAAATATCAATTACTTCTAATTTGTGTTTATCTCCTAAAACTTTATCATTTTCATCGTGTGCTGGAGTAACTTTTAAACATCCAGTACCAAATTCAACATCTACATATTCATCTTCAATAATAGGAATTACTCTATTAGATAAAGGAACAATTGCTTTCTTTCCTTTTAAATGTGTAAAACGCTCATCATTCGGATTGATACAAATTGCCGTATCACCAAAAATAGTTTCAGGACGTGTAGTTGCAATGGTTAATTTTTCCTCAGAACCTTCAATTTTATATTCTAAATAATAAAGATTTCCTTGTTTTTCAACATGAATAACTTCTTCATCAGATAAAGTCGTTTTTGCTTCAGGATCCCAATTTACCATTCTATAACCACGGTAAATTAAGCCTTTATTATATAAATCAACAAAAACTTTAATTACAGATTCAGACAATGCTGGGTCCATAGTAAAAGCAGTGCGTTCCCAATCACAAGAAGCACCTAATTTTTTTAACTGATCTAAAATAATTCCACCGTACTCGTTTTTCCATTCCCAAGCATGTGCCAAAAATTCTTCACGAGTTAAGTCATTTTTATCAATTCCTTGTTCTTTTAACTTAGCAACAACCTTTGCTTCCGTAGCAATAGATGCATGGTCAGTTCCAGGAACCCAACAAGCATTTTTACCTTGTAAACGTGCACGACGTATTAAAACATCCTGAATTGTATTGTTTAGCATGTGCCCCATATGCAATACTCCTGTTACATTAGGTGGTGGTATTACAATCGTATAAGGCTCACGATCATCTACTTCTGAATGAAAATAATTATGTTTCATCCAGTAATCGTACCACTTTCCTTCTACTTCTTTAGAATCGTATTTTGATGGAATATTCATATGTTTTATGTATATTTATGCCATAAATAATTCACTTACTTATGCTTTGGCATTATTTTTGAATTTAAAAAACAAAAATACAATTATCTATAGAAGTATAAAAAATTAGGTGTTGGTTTTTTTTTAAAACTAAAAAAATATTAAATTTGTAACGGAGTAAATCCCTAAATTAACTTTACTAATTATGAAAAGAATTTTATCATTTATCGCTGTTTGCTTTATCACTTTAACAGTAAGCGCACAAGAATTTAAATTTGAAACAGAAACAATTGACTACGGAAAGGTAGCAATCGCTTCAGAAGGAAAACGTACTTTTGAATTTACAAATATTGGTGATGAACCTATTATTATTAAAGATATTATTTCTGCCTGTGGATGTACAGTTCCTAAAAAACCCGAAGCACCAATTATGCCAGGGCAAAAAGGACAGATTGAAGTTTCTTACGACACAAAAAGACCAGGAGGTTTTTCTAAAACTTTAACGGTTGTTTCAAATGCTAAAAACAAAAGAAAAAGAATTAAAATTAAAGGTTTTATTGCTAAAAAAGATGCTGCCGTAAAAGCAAAATCGCTATAATTTTTTTATAATTTTATAAAACATTTAAAAGTGCCAATCTAAAAATTGGCACTTTTTTTATAGCCGTTTTTTTAATCTGAATTCAAAATTAAGATGCTTTTCACCTCTTTTTACCGTCATTTTTATTTTCTTAGAAGGTTTTTGCTGAAACATCACTATTATTTCACCTAACTCATATTGATAGGCCGCCCTATTATTTATTTTTTTGATAATATCACCTTTTTGCAAACCTGCTTTGCCTGCTGGCGAATCGGTTAAAACTTCATCAATTTTAAAAGAAGGTTTAAATTTGTATTGATATTTCGTACTTAACGAAATAATACGCCCATTATTTTGATTATTATCCGCCCCATTTGAATTAGCAAAAACCTCTTCTTTTACCAATTCTTGCCCATCATGAATAAGTTGTAAACCACTCATATTATAATAAAAACCTTTTTTTAAAGACGCATTTTTCTTTAATAGCAACTTTTTATTCGGATAATCTATCCAAACTTTAAACCGCTTTAAAATAGCACCACCTATACTTCCGTTTCGTTCCTTAAAACGCCTCGCATTCATGGTTGATGTTTTGTCTAAAAAAGAAACCGTAGGGTTCTTAATTGCATAACTTCCCAATAAAATAGCAGGGATTTTACTTCGTTTTCCGTAGACAGTTCCGCTAAGTCCTTCACCTAAAATATCCTTAAAATGCTTTATTGGAGTTTTTAGTACCTGTTTTGTGTTTTCAAACAACCACATCGCATCGCTACCACCTGTATCTATTAACATTTTTACAGGCGTTACCAAATTACCTACGGTATCAACTTTAACAGCAACATCGATATAGGGTTTTTTACGATAAAAACGTAGCGGAAACTCTTCACATTTTCTACATTTTTTTTGATGATATTTCTTCGGATTATAAAAAATAATTTTTGAGGTTTTATAATTAATTTCAGCAATAACATCTTTTAATAAATCGTAGCCAATAATGCCATGAATTGTTATGCCCATTTTTTCCGATAAATTAAAATCTTCGGTTAAAACAACAAATAAATCTTGATTATTTCCTACAATAGTATTAAGTTTTAGTTCGTTTTTTGTTGAAATCAATGCTGTAACAGGAACACCGCCCCCCAAACCACGAAGCAGTACTTTTTTTACATTATTCAATTTTAAACTATCTTTTTTTGTCAGATTAAATAACAAGGTATTCCCTACGCCTGTATCTAAAATAAAAGATAGTTTCTGACCGTTAACCACTACAGGAACAACAATTAAATTATTTATTAATTTAAAACGCACTACCTGTTTTTTTGTTTGACTCCCTAAAAACATAAAGTTATTTTGAGAAAAGGAAATCATACTACAAAAGACAGCAAAAAAGAAGCTTATTTTTTTGATTAAAGTCATTTATTTCAATTTTTGTATTAAGATACATTTTATATTTTCAAAATTTTGTTTTTTTAAGAAATAAGGGCTATTTTTTTCAAATAAAAATTGCAAATTTGCATATCAAACAACTATAAATTATATCATATGCCTGTTATTTCTATAAAAGGGAATTCTATGCCTCAATCACCAATTCGTAAATTGGTTCCTTTTGCAGAGGCTGCTAAAAAAAACGGAACAAAAGTTTTTCATTTAAATATTGGTCAACCAGATATTAAAACTCCTCAAGTAGCTTTAGATGCTGTTAAAAATAATACTATTGAAGTATTATCATACGCACGTTCTGAAGGTTCTGAACAATACCGTACAAAATTAGCTAATTACTATGCTAAAAACGATATTCATGTAAACGCAAATAATATTATTGCTACTACAGGTGGTTCTGAAGCGTTATTATTTACTATTGGTAGTATTACAGATCCAGGTGATGAAATTATTATTCCTGAGCCTTTTTATGCTAACTATAACGGTTTTTCTACTGCATCAGGTGTAAAAGTTGTTCCTGTAATTTCTAAAATAGAAGATAATTTTGCGTTACCTGCTATTGAAGATTTTGAAAAATTAATTACATCAAAAACAAAAGCTATTTTAATTTGTAACCCTGGTAATCCTACTGGTTATTTATATAGCGAAGCTGAAATTGAAAAATTAAAGCAAATCGTTTTAAAACACGATTTATTTTTAATTGCTGATGAAGTTTATCGTGAGTTTACTTATGATGGTGAAAAGCACAATTCAGTAATGACTTTAGATGGTTTAGAACAAAACGCTATTGTTATTGATTCTGTTTCTAAGCGTTACAGTATGTGTGGTGCAAGAATTGGGTGTATCGTTTCTAAAAATGAAGAGTTCATCAATACTGCTATTAAATTTGCTCAAGCTCGTTTAAGCCCTCCTACTTATGCTTTATTAGCTAGTGAAGCAGCTTTAGACACGCCTCAAAGTTATTTTGATGAAGTTATTGAAGAGTATCAAGAACGTAGAAATACTTTAATTTCTGAATTACAAAAAATTGATGGTATAAAAGTAGCTAATCCTAAAGGAGCTTTTTATTGTGTAGCTGAATTACCTATTGCTGATGCTGATGATTTTGCACAATGGATTTTAGAAGATTTTAACGATAATAACGAAACTATTATGGTTGCACCTGCTAGTGGATTTTATTCTACTGCTGGAGAAGGTAAAAACCAAATTCGTATGGCATATGTATTAAATAAAGTTGATTTAATTCGTTCTGTAGAGATTTTAAAAATAGCTTTACAACAATACAAAAAATAGGTTTCATTGAATATTCAAGAAAATATATCATTAAAAAACTATAATACGTTTGGCATTCATGTTAATGCCAAACGTTTTATTTCTGTTGATTCACTTTATAGTTTACAACAACTTTTAAAATCTGAAAAAGATGTTTTTTTAATTTCTGGAGGTAGCAATATGTTACTAACCAAAGATATTGAAAAACTTGTTGTTCATTTAAATTTAAAAGGAATCTCTATTGATAGAGAAAACGAAAACGATATTTACATAACCGTAAATGCTGGCGAAAATTGGCACGATTTTGTACTTTGGTGTGTTTCTGAAAATTATGGAGGAATTGAAAATTTATCACTTATTCCAGGAAATGTAGGTACTTGCCCAATTCAAAATATTGGTGCGTACGGCGTAGAGGTTAAAGACACGATTACTCGAGTAGAAGCTATTGAAATTGAAACTGGTAAATTAGTCTGTTTTTCAAATGAAGATTGTAATTTTGGCTACCGAAATTCTATTTTTAAAAATGCTTCAAAAGGCAAATATATTATTACCTCAGTTTGCTTTAAACTTAGTAAAAAAGAACACAAACTAAACACTTCTTACGGTGCTATTGAAGCGGAGTTTACATCAAAAAATATTGTAAATCCAACTATAAAAAATGTTTCGGATGCTATTATTGCTATTCGAAAATCAAAATTACCAGATCCTAAAAAAATTGGAAATAGCGGTAGTTTTTTTAAAAATCCTGTAATTTCAAAAAACCATTTTGAAACACTTCTAAATCAGTTTCCTTTAATGCCTCATTACGAAATTTCAAAAACAGAAGTAAAAGTTCCTGCGGGATGGTTAATTGAACAATGTGGTTTTAAAGGAAAACGTTTTGGTGCTTGTGGCGTACATGAAAAACAAGCTTTAGTACTTGTTAATTATGGAAATACAACAGGTATGGAAATTTACGAACTAGCACAAAAAATTCAAAAAAATATTAAAGATACATTTTCTATTGATTTAGAAATTGAAGTAAATATTATTTAAAATATTTTTATTTTTTTTAAGATATAAAGGTCATTCTGAATTTATTTCAGAATCACATAAAATGAAGAACTATGGCAAATCAGGATGCGAAACTGAAATAAATTCAGTTTGACGGATTCGATTTTTCTATAAAACTATTTTTGAATAAAATTTAAGTTTTTAGTACAATTTTATAAGTAAGGAAAAATTTCTAGCCCCGATTGAAGCATTTGTTTGAGCTCTTTTTTTGATTTTTCTTCAAAAAAAAGCGAGTGCGTAAAGCGGGAAATTGCTTCAAAAAAAATAATTTAAAAACAAAAAAACACCTAAAAAAGGTGCTTTTGTATAGAAACAGAACATTTTTACGCTTTGTCAAATAATGCTTTATGAATAAATCCTGCAACAATTGCTCCTGCAATTGGTGCAACCCAAAACAACCAAGATTGTGCTAAATAACCGCCTCCTGCAAATAAAGCCTGACTCATAGAACGTGCAGGATTTACCGAAGTGTTAGTGATTGGAATACTGATTAAATGGATTAATGTTAAGCCTAAACCAATAGCAATTGGAGCAAAACCTTTAGGCGCTCTGTCGTTAGTGCTTCCTAAAATTATCAATAAGAAAAACATGGTTAATAAAAATTCAGTAACAAAAGCCGATGTCATATTATAACCTGCTGGCGATAATTCGCCATAGCCGTTAGCAGCAAAACCGCCGATAGATTCAAAACCTGATTTTCCTGAAACAATTAAAAACAAAGCACCCGCAGCTAAAATTGCACCTACTAATTGAGAAACAATATAAGGCACTAATTCTTTTGCTGAAAATTTACCTCCTGCCCATAAACCTAATGATACTGCAGGGTTAAAATGCCCTCCCGAAATATGCCCAACAGCATACGCCATAGTTAAAACTGTTAAACCAAAGGCTAAAGATACCCCCATAAAACCAATACCTAATTCAGGGAAACCAGCAGCAAAAATGGCACTACCACAACCACCAAAAACTAACCAAAATGTTCCAAATGATTCTGCTAAATACTTTTTCATATATTAAAAATTAAATTAAACAATTATTTTTTATGATTCTCAAAAAAATGAAAAATCACCGCTATAAATTTACAATAAAATAATTTTATAGAAAA encodes:
- the murB gene encoding UDP-N-acetylmuramate dehydrogenase, whose translation is MNIQENISLKNYNTFGIHVNAKRFISVDSLYSLQQLLKSEKDVFLISGGSNMLLTKDIEKLVVHLNLKGISIDRENENDIYITVNAGENWHDFVLWCVSENYGGIENLSLIPGNVGTCPIQNIGAYGVEVKDTITRVEAIEIETGKLVCFSNEDCNFGYRNSIFKNASKGKYIITSVCFKLSKKEHKLNTSYGAIEAEFTSKNIVNPTIKNVSDAIIAIRKSKLPDPKKIGNSGSFFKNPVISKNHFETLLNQFPLMPHYEISKTEVKVPAGWLIEQCGFKGKRFGACGVHEKQALVLVNYGNTTGMEIYELAQKIQKNIKDTFSIDLEIEVNII
- a CDS encoding valine--tRNA ligase encodes the protein MNIPSKYDSKEVEGKWYDYWMKHNYFHSEVDDREPYTIVIPPPNVTGVLHMGHMLNNTIQDVLIRRARLQGKNACWVPGTDHASIATEAKVVAKLKEQGIDKNDLTREEFLAHAWEWKNEYGGIILDQLKKLGASCDWERTAFTMDPALSESVIKVFVDLYNKGLIYRGYRMVNWDPEAKTTLSDEEVIHVEKQGNLYYLEYKIEGSEEKLTIATTRPETIFGDTAICINPNDERFTHLKGKKAIVPLSNRVIPIIEDEYVDVEFGTGCLKVTPAHDENDKVLGDKHKLEVIDIFNEDASLNSFGLHYQGKDRFVARKLVAKELEEKGILVKTEVHINKVGTSERTKAVIEPRLSDQWFLKMEELAKPAIDAVLGEDSEVKLYPKKFENTYRHWMENVRDWNISRQLWWGQQIPAYFYGDGKEDFVVASTIEEAVVLAKEKTGKADLVAADLKQDEDALDTWFSSWLWPMSVFDGINNPENEEIKYYYPTNDLVTGPDILFFWVARMIVAGYEYKDERPFENVYLTGLVRDKQRRKMSKSLGNSPDALKLIEDYSADGVRVGLLLSAAAGNDLMFDEDLCKQGKGFSNKIWNAFRLVTGWEVDATIEQPESAKIGLEWYNAKFQTVLAEIEDHFSKYRLSDALMAIYKLIMDDFSSWLLEAVKPAYQQPIDKKTFDAVIAVFEDNLKVLHPFMPFLSEEIWQHITDRTPEEALIIAKYPELKKVDTAIISEFEFATEVVSGIRNIRKNKNISFKDAVELSVVNNEDFTTKFDVLIQKLTNASEINYVSYKVEGASFRVKSNEYFIPVAEEEIDVEAETIKLNAELKRAEGFLFGIQKKLSNERFVSNAPEQVIVIERKKESDTLAKIETIKSSLASLK
- the aqpZ gene encoding aquaporin Z; protein product: MKKYLAESFGTFWLVFGGCGSAIFAAGFPELGIGFMGVSLAFGLTVLTMAYAVGHISGGHFNPAVSLGLWAGGKFSAKELVPYIVSQLVGAILAAGALFLIVSGKSGFESIGGFAANGYGELSPAGYNMTSAFVTEFLLTMFFLLIILGSTNDRAPKGFAPIAIGLGLTLIHLISIPITNTSVNPARSMSQALFAGGGYLAQSWLFWVAPIAGAIVAGFIHKALFDKA
- a CDS encoding aspartyl protease family protein; the protein is MTLIKKISFFFAVFCSMISFSQNNFMFLGSQTKKQVVRFKLINNLIVVPVVVNGQKLSFILDTGVGNTLLFNLTKKDSLKLNNVKKVLLRGLGGGVPVTALISTKNELKLNTIVGNNQDLFVVLTEDFNLSEKMGITIHGIIGYDLLKDVIAEINYKTSKIIFYNPKKYHQKKCRKCEEFPLRFYRKKPYIDVAVKVDTVGNLVTPVKMLIDTGGSDAMWLFENTKQVLKTPIKHFKDILGEGLSGTVYGKRSKIPAILLGSYAIKNPTVSFLDKTSTMNARRFKERNGSIGGAILKRFKVWIDYPNKKLLLKKNASLKKGFYYNMSGLQLIHDGQELVKEEVFANSNGADNNQNNGRIISLSTKYQYKFKPSFKIDEVLTDSPAGKAGLQKGDIIKKINNRAAYQYELGEIIVMFQQKPSKKIKMTVKRGEKHLNFEFRLKKRL
- a CDS encoding DUF1573 domain-containing protein: MKRILSFIAVCFITLTVSAQEFKFETETIDYGKVAIASEGKRTFEFTNIGDEPIIIKDIISACGCTVPKKPEAPIMPGQKGQIEVSYDTKRPGGFSKTLTVVSNAKNKRKRIKIKGFIAKKDAAVKAKSL
- a CDS encoding pyridoxal phosphate-dependent aminotransferase, translated to MPVISIKGNSMPQSPIRKLVPFAEAAKKNGTKVFHLNIGQPDIKTPQVALDAVKNNTIEVLSYARSEGSEQYRTKLANYYAKNDIHVNANNIIATTGGSEALLFTIGSITDPGDEIIIPEPFYANYNGFSTASGVKVVPVISKIEDNFALPAIEDFEKLITSKTKAILICNPGNPTGYLYSEAEIEKLKQIVLKHDLFLIADEVYREFTYDGEKHNSVMTLDGLEQNAIVIDSVSKRYSMCGARIGCIVSKNEEFINTAIKFAQARLSPPTYALLASEAALDTPQSYFDEVIEEYQERRNTLISELQKIDGIKVANPKGAFYCVAELPIADADDFAQWILEDFNDNNETIMVAPASGFYSTAGEGKNQIRMAYVLNKVDLIRSVEILKIALQQYKK